A genome region from Longimicrobium sp. includes the following:
- a CDS encoding tetratricopeptide repeat protein, with product MEAAPANRPRKPRRRWRWHVPPALVHGGESLEGVQVLDEIPEPLGLLLWETYRDVVLWSSVAPEERDGLFAAEAYEARLRALAEAGADEPLDQALRAVAAILKDPGGVPEADVTAACRTATDWAEGKALLSAAVTLATAAALASPTNAAAAHRVGMIARANGESARAETWFRRAVGLGRQANDWASYAEAFLGLGNLYKQRGNYPAARRFHIRALRAARRHAMREIQGRALHDLFCIAMQTSPPADAEELARLAFRAYGSRHPRLPALAHDVAYFWMSQGRFAPALEVFRAVLPHIHDSRERVLVAANAGRAAGGSGNRAGFDEAWQSVWAAEPEWERTPLAPQALLELANGASSLRDWPRAERAAETARDLAQRRGQGQVIIESEAVLDAARRKRGVEPAVPAATEESADPELVADLVRSLNVARR from the coding sequence ATGGAAGCAGCCCCGGCAAACCGCCCCCGCAAGCCGCGCCGCCGCTGGCGGTGGCACGTGCCCCCCGCGCTGGTGCACGGCGGAGAAAGCCTGGAGGGCGTACAGGTGCTCGACGAGATTCCGGAGCCCCTGGGGCTGCTGCTGTGGGAAACGTACCGCGACGTGGTGCTGTGGTCGTCGGTGGCCCCGGAGGAGCGCGACGGGCTCTTTGCCGCCGAAGCGTACGAAGCCCGGCTGCGCGCCTTGGCCGAGGCGGGGGCCGACGAGCCGCTGGACCAGGCGCTGCGGGCCGTGGCCGCCATCCTCAAGGACCCGGGCGGGGTGCCCGAGGCGGACGTGACGGCCGCCTGCCGCACGGCGACCGACTGGGCCGAGGGCAAGGCGCTGCTTTCGGCCGCGGTCACGCTGGCCACGGCGGCCGCGCTGGCCTCGCCCACCAACGCGGCGGCCGCCCACCGGGTGGGGATGATCGCCCGCGCCAACGGCGAAAGCGCGCGCGCCGAAACCTGGTTCCGCCGCGCCGTGGGGCTGGGGCGGCAGGCCAACGACTGGGCCAGCTACGCCGAAGCCTTCCTGGGGCTGGGCAACCTGTACAAGCAGCGGGGCAACTACCCCGCCGCCCGGCGCTTCCACATCCGCGCGCTCCGCGCCGCGCGGCGCCACGCCATGCGCGAGATCCAGGGGCGGGCGCTTCACGACCTGTTCTGCATTGCCATGCAGACCAGCCCGCCGGCCGATGCCGAGGAGCTGGCGCGCCTTGCGTTCCGGGCTTACGGATCCCGGCACCCCAGGCTCCCCGCCCTTGCGCACGACGTGGCGTACTTCTGGATGAGCCAGGGCCGCTTCGCCCCGGCGCTCGAGGTGTTCCGCGCGGTGCTGCCGCACATCCACGACTCGCGCGAGCGGGTGCTGGTGGCCGCCAACGCCGGCCGCGCCGCGGGGGGCTCGGGCAACCGGGCCGGCTTCGACGAGGCGTGGCAGTCGGTGTGGGCGGCCGAGCCGGAGTGGGAGCGCACGCCGCTCGCGCCCCAGGCGCTCCTGGAGCTGGCCAACGGCGCCTCGTCGCTGCGCGACTGGCCCCGCGCCGAGCGCGCCGCCGAGACCGCCCGCGACCTGGCCCAGCGCCGGGGCCAGGGGCAGGTGATCATCGAAAGCGAGGCGGTGCTCGACGCCGCCCGGCGCAAGCG